A region of Planctomycetia bacterium DNA encodes the following proteins:
- a CDS encoding isomerase — translation MKYGLNLLLWTDHMHDGMLPIVEKIKALGYHGIEMPIFVPDEALHRQWGKRLDDLGLERTAVTIRDADGNPISPSASVRAAAVDAMKKTLDCCHAAGVKILCGPTHSAIGQFSGNGPTEDEFKWGVDTMRQVAAHAAQAGVTIATEYLNRFENYFLTSVEQTVRFVQAVDHPHVRMMYDTFHANIEEKNLTAAIHAAAPWTALVHISENDRSIPGTGHVHWDESFDALKAAGYDGWMVVEAFGLALPGIAAATKIWRKMFPSEDQLATDSLAFMKKHVQRRWG, via the coding sequence ATGAAGTACGGACTCAACCTCCTCCTCTGGACCGACCATATGCACGACGGCATGCTGCCGATCGTGGAGAAGATCAAGGCCCTCGGCTACCACGGCATCGAGATGCCGATCTTCGTACCCGACGAGGCCCTGCACCGGCAGTGGGGCAAGCGGCTCGACGACCTCGGCCTGGAGCGGACGGCCGTCACCATCCGCGATGCCGACGGCAACCCGATCAGCCCCTCGGCTTCGGTGCGGGCCGCCGCCGTCGATGCCATGAAGAAGACGCTCGATTGCTGCCACGCTGCCGGCGTCAAGATCCTCTGCGGACCGACCCACTCGGCCATCGGCCAGTTCAGCGGCAACGGGCCGACCGAGGACGAGTTCAAGTGGGGCGTGGACACGATGCGGCAGGTGGCCGCCCACGCCGCCCAGGCGGGGGTGACGATCGCCACGGAATATCTCAACCGCTTCGAGAACTACTTCCTCACCAGCGTCGAGCAGACGGTGCGGTTCGTGCAGGCGGTCGATCATCCGCACGTGCGGATGATGTACGACACGTTCCACGCCAACATCGAGGAGAAGAACCTGACGGCCGCGATCCACGCCGCCGCCCCGTGGACGGCGCTCGTCCACATCTCGGAGAACGACCGCAGCATCCCCGGCACCGGACACGTCCACTGGGACGAGTCGTTCGACGCCCTCAAGGCGGCCGGCTACGACGGCTGGATGGTGGTCGAGGCCTTCGGCCTGGCGCTGCCCGGCATCGCGGCGGCGACGAAGATCTGGCGGAAGATGTTTCCGTCGGAAGACCAGCTCGCGACCGACTCGCTGGCCTTCATGAAGAAGCACGTCCAGCGCCGCTGGGGGTGA
- a CDS encoding MFS transporter — translation MPHAAPGPPRPPLPPAVRGLGWTSFLTDLSSEAIYPLLPAFITRELGGSALSVGLIDGIANAVAAISRLPAGWLSDRIGRRPLILVGYGLSAIVRPLMGLVGSPLGALAVRATDRLGKGIRSAPRDALVTDLVEPVDRGRAFGHIRALDHLGAALGPLVALGFLWFFPGRERMLFLLSLIPGLATLAIIRGTVRDAARPAAAAVAPAPMPSLDRPQKLLLGCVAVWALAASSEQFLLLRAASLGVPAALVPAVWFGIGITKSLAARLAAPVIDRLSPRLAVVCGWLVFMAGYAGLALAGGLPAALAAMAVVAAGYGLIEPAERSLVAQLSPAGRQGASFGWYSLVQGLMAIPAGLLTGWLWSAGGGATAAFATSAALAGLAATLLALLVRPPLPAPGH, via the coding sequence ATGCCGCATGCAGCACCCGGCCCGCCGCGGCCCCCCCTGCCCCCGGCAGTCCGCGGACTCGGCTGGACGAGTTTCCTCACCGACCTCTCCAGCGAGGCGATCTATCCGCTCCTGCCGGCGTTCATCACCCGTGAGCTCGGCGGCTCCGCGCTGAGCGTCGGCCTCATCGACGGCATCGCCAATGCCGTGGCCGCGATCAGCCGGCTCCCGGCGGGGTGGCTCTCGGATCGGATCGGCCGCCGGCCGCTGATCCTCGTCGGCTATGGACTGTCGGCGATCGTCCGCCCGCTGATGGGGCTCGTCGGCTCCCCGCTGGGGGCGCTGGCCGTGCGGGCGACCGACCGGCTCGGCAAGGGGATCCGCTCCGCCCCCCGCGACGCCCTTGTCACCGACCTCGTCGAGCCCGTCGATCGCGGCCGTGCCTTCGGCCACATCCGCGCCCTCGACCACCTTGGCGCGGCGCTCGGCCCGCTGGTGGCGCTCGGCTTCTTGTGGTTCTTTCCCGGCCGCGAGCGGATGCTGTTTCTGCTCAGCCTGATCCCCGGCCTGGCCACGCTGGCGATCATCCGCGGCACCGTCCGCGATGCGGCACGCCCCGCTGCGGCGGCCGTGGCACCGGCCCCCATGCCCAGCCTCGACCGGCCGCAGAAGCTGCTTCTGGGCTGCGTGGCCGTCTGGGCGCTCGCCGCATCGAGCGAGCAGTTTTTGCTGCTCCGGGCAGCGTCGCTCGGCGTCCCCGCGGCGCTCGTACCCGCGGTCTGGTTCGGCATCGGCATCACGAAGAGCCTGGCGGCCCGGCTCGCGGCCCCGGTGATCGATCGGCTGTCGCCGCGGCTGGCGGTCGTCTGCGGCTGGCTCGTGTTCATGGCCGGCTACGCCGGGCTCGCCCTGGCAGGCGGCCTCCCCGCCGCGCTCGCGGCGATGGCGGTCGTCGCCGCCGGCTACGGCCTCATCGAGCCCGCGGAGCGGTCGCTCGTCGCCCAGCTCTCCCCCGCCGGTCGGCAGGGGGCGAGCTTCGGCTGGTATTCGCTCGTGCAGGGATTGATGGCGATCCCGGCCGGCCTGCTGACCGGCTGGTTGTGGAGCGCGGGGGGCGGCGCGACCGCGGCGTTCGCCACGAGCGCCGCCCTGGCGGGCCTGGCCGCAACCCTGCTCGCCCTCCTCGTCCGCCCGCCGCTCCCCGCGCCGGGCCACTGA
- a CDS encoding ATPase, protein MEPAHTPWHALTPTEVAVRLGCDPRLGLDEAEAERRLAEHGENALHEPARRPWWRTFLRQFRELVIGILLVAAGLSAALGDWADTAAIVAIVLVNALIGFLQEERAYRALAALERMAAPLARAVRGGSPQTVPARHLVPGDRILLEAGDRVPADARLLEAYGLLVQEAALTGESAAVEKGPAESLPAATPLGDRRSMVHAGTVVAAGRGAAVVVETGMRTELGRIAGLLERVTPEPTTLERRLAELGRLLVVVCLAVVGLIFAVELWRGGGFAGLSREGLLGEVLLRSLSLAVAAVPEGLPAVVTLVLSLGLQRMVARGAIVRRLPSVETLGSVTVICSDKTGTLTRNEMTLREIVTAGDRFRVSGVGYVPQGEFRRLVGAAETPVTVATEPDLGRLLVIGARCTNASVRPGADGGDWEVVGDPTEGALVVAALKGGVAADAREPVVYELPFDSSRKLMSVVVRRHDGSRVLETKGATEAVLARCVAELHAGRPVLLTAARRGEILAAAAGLADRALRVLSLACRDLPTGETPDSDADRIERDLVHVGLAALLDPPRDEARTAVDRCRSAGIRPVMITGDHPATARAVGRELGLTDGGPAGGRVVTGADIDALSDERLADEVAEIAIYARVSAEHKLRVVRAWQRHGAVVAMTGDGVNDAPAVQAADIGIAMGITGTDVTKEASDMVLTNDDFASIVSAVEEGRGIYDNIQKFMHYLLACNAGEVLLMLVAALLGWPPPLAAIQILWLNLVTDGLPALALGLEPAERDIMERPPRPPQAPVLTWARGLTVVAHGAVVAAVCTAGFWWSWRGSDDPAVIAHAQAVTFCVAAFAQLLFAIGCRSDRFTAFAIGFWRNPALLVAIVLSGLLQIAVVMLPVTRPVFDVPRGLGSEWLAVLGLALVPVTVIEVAKWIPRPR, encoded by the coding sequence ATGGAGCCCGCGCACACGCCCTGGCACGCCCTCACGCCGACCGAGGTCGCGGTCCGGCTGGGGTGCGATCCGCGGCTCGGCCTCGACGAGGCGGAGGCGGAGCGGAGGCTGGCCGAGCACGGCGAGAACGCCCTGCATGAACCGGCGCGGCGGCCCTGGTGGCGGACGTTCCTGCGGCAGTTTCGCGAGCTCGTCATCGGCATCCTGCTGGTGGCCGCGGGGCTCTCGGCGGCGCTCGGCGACTGGGCCGACACCGCCGCGATCGTGGCCATCGTGCTCGTCAATGCGCTGATCGGCTTCCTCCAGGAGGAGCGGGCGTATCGGGCGCTGGCGGCACTGGAGCGAATGGCCGCGCCCCTGGCGCGGGCCGTGCGCGGGGGGAGTCCGCAGACCGTTCCTGCCCGGCACCTCGTGCCCGGCGACAGGATTCTGCTCGAGGCCGGCGACCGGGTGCCGGCCGATGCCCGGCTGCTCGAGGCCTACGGGCTCCTCGTCCAGGAGGCGGCGCTGACGGGGGAGAGCGCCGCGGTGGAGAAGGGGCCAGCCGAGAGCCTGCCGGCCGCGACGCCGCTCGGTGACCGGCGGTCGATGGTTCACGCCGGCACGGTCGTGGCCGCCGGCCGGGGCGCCGCGGTCGTCGTCGAGACGGGGATGCGGACCGAACTCGGCCGGATCGCGGGGTTGCTCGAGCGCGTGACGCCCGAGCCGACGACGCTCGAGCGCCGGCTCGCGGAATTGGGGCGGCTGCTCGTCGTCGTCTGCCTCGCCGTGGTGGGGCTGATCTTCGCCGTCGAGCTGTGGCGTGGCGGTGGCTTCGCGGGTCTGTCGCGCGAGGGGCTGCTGGGGGAGGTGCTGCTCCGCAGCCTGAGCCTCGCCGTGGCCGCCGTGCCGGAGGGACTGCCGGCCGTGGTCACGCTCGTGCTCTCGCTCGGCCTGCAGCGGATGGTGGCCCGCGGGGCGATCGTCCGCCGGCTGCCGAGCGTGGAGACGCTCGGCTCGGTGACCGTGATCTGCTCCGACAAGACCGGCACGCTGACCCGCAACGAGATGACACTGCGCGAGATCGTCACTGCCGGCGACCGGTTTCGCGTCAGCGGCGTCGGCTACGTACCGCAGGGGGAGTTTCGCCGGCTCGTCGGCGCTGCGGAGACGCCGGTGACGGTCGCGACCGAGCCCGATCTCGGGCGGCTGCTCGTGATCGGTGCCCGCTGCACCAACGCCAGCGTCCGGCCCGGCGCGGATGGCGGCGATTGGGAGGTGGTCGGCGACCCCACGGAAGGGGCGCTCGTCGTGGCGGCGCTCAAGGGGGGCGTGGCCGCGGACGCGCGTGAACCGGTCGTCTACGAGCTTCCCTTCGACTCTTCCCGGAAACTCATGAGCGTGGTCGTGCGCCGGCATGATGGCAGCCGCGTCCTGGAGACCAAGGGGGCGACGGAGGCGGTGCTCGCCCGCTGCGTCGCCGAACTCCACGCCGGGCGGCCGGTGCTGCTCACGGCCGCGCGCCGCGGGGAGATCCTCGCCGCCGCGGCGGGGCTCGCCGACCGGGCGCTGCGGGTGTTGTCGCTGGCCTGCCGCGACCTGCCGACCGGGGAGACGCCCGACTCCGATGCGGACCGCATCGAACGCGACCTCGTCCACGTCGGCCTGGCCGCGCTCCTCGATCCGCCCCGGGACGAGGCGCGGACGGCAGTGGACCGCTGCCGTTCGGCGGGCATCCGCCCGGTGATGATCACCGGCGACCACCCGGCCACGGCGCGCGCCGTGGGGCGGGAACTGGGGCTTACAGACGGCGGCCCGGCCGGCGGTCGCGTGGTCACGGGCGCCGACATCGATGCCCTGTCGGACGAGCGACTCGCTGACGAGGTCGCGGAGATCGCGATCTACGCCCGCGTCAGCGCCGAGCACAAGCTGCGGGTCGTGCGCGCCTGGCAGCGGCACGGCGCGGTGGTGGCGATGACGGGCGACGGGGTCAACGACGCCCCGGCGGTGCAGGCCGCCGACATCGGGATCGCGATGGGCATCACCGGCACCGACGTGACGAAGGAGGCCTCCGACATGGTGCTCACCAACGACGACTTCGCCTCGATCGTCAGCGCCGTCGAGGAGGGCCGCGGCATCTACGACAACATCCAGAAGTTCATGCACTACCTCCTCGCCTGCAACGCCGGTGAGGTGCTGCTCATGCTCGTGGCGGCGCTGCTCGGCTGGCCGCCCCCGCTGGCCGCGATCCAGATCCTCTGGCTGAACCTCGTCACCGACGGGCTGCCCGCGCTGGCGCTCGGGCTCGAGCCCGCCGAGCGGGACATCATGGAGCGGCCGCCGCGGCCGCCGCAGGCGCCGGTGCTGACCTGGGCCCGCGGCCTGACGGTCGTCGCCCACGGGGCGGTGGTGGCCGCGGTCTGCACCGCCGGCTTCTGGTGGAGCTGGCGCGGCAGTGACGACCCGGCCGTGATCGCGCATGCCCAGGCCGTGACCTTCTGCGTGGCCGCGTTTGCCCAGTTGCTCTTCGCCATCGGCTGCCGCAGCGACCGGTTCACCGCCTTCGCGATCGGGTTCTGGCGCAATCCCGCCTTGCTCGTGGCGATCGTGCTCTCCGGCCTGCTGCAGATCGCCGTGGTCATGCTGCCCGTGACCCGACCGGTGTTCGACGTGCCGCGCGGGCTGGGGAGCGAGTGGCTGGCGGTGCTCGGCCTGGCGCTGGTGCCGGTGACGGTGATCGAGGTGGCGAAGTGGATCCCGCGGCCGCGCTGA
- the galM gene encoding aldose 1-epimerase: MSKAMSKAWNGLALVLVAAVVCGRAAAADKETRMAGEPTVAPFGTLPDGRQAQLYTLEVPGGWKTTITDYGAIVTSFLVPPRDGAAGAKPVDVVLGFDTLAGYLGGHPYFGAICGRFANRIANGRFELDGTAYTLVTNNNGHHLHGGTVGFDKLLWKGTPCRTDRGPAVEFTVVSPDGDEGYPGRLTATVTYTLTPAGELIVEMAATTDKPTVCNLAHHSYWNLAGQGSGSVAGHELAVAADRYMPVDAGSIPTGEFAPVENTPFDFRPERKPWASVGRAIERVPPDAKPGTPRGVDHNFLVRDWKPDGKLRSAATLRDPASGRTLEVLTDQPGIQVYMGNFLDGTLTGKAGAVYGPNAALCLETQAYPDCVHHPDWPSARLDPGSTYRHTMVHRFTR, encoded by the coding sequence ATGAGCAAAGCGATGAGCAAGGCCTGGAACGGGCTCGCGCTGGTGCTGGTCGCAGCCGTGGTCTGCGGCCGAGCGGCCGCGGCCGACAAGGAGACGAGGATGGCCGGGGAACCGACCGTGGCGCCGTTCGGCACGCTGCCCGACGGCCGCCAGGCGCAGCTCTACACGCTCGAGGTGCCGGGGGGCTGGAAGACGACGATCACCGACTACGGCGCGATCGTCACCAGCTTTCTCGTGCCCCCGCGGGACGGCGCGGCAGGAGCCAAGCCGGTGGACGTGGTGCTCGGCTTCGACACGCTGGCCGGCTACCTGGGCGGGCATCCGTACTTTGGCGCGATCTGCGGCCGGTTCGCCAACCGGATCGCCAACGGCCGGTTCGAGCTCGACGGCACGGCTTACACGCTCGTCACCAACAACAACGGCCACCACCTCCACGGCGGCACCGTCGGCTTCGACAAGCTGCTCTGGAAGGGGACGCCGTGCCGCACCGACCGCGGCCCGGCGGTCGAGTTCACGGTGGTGTCCCCCGACGGCGACGAGGGCTATCCGGGCCGGCTCACCGCCACGGTCACCTACACGCTCACCCCCGCCGGCGAACTGATCGTGGAGATGGCGGCGACCACCGACAAGCCGACCGTCTGCAACCTCGCCCACCACTCCTATTGGAACCTCGCCGGCCAGGGCTCCGGGTCGGTGGCCGGCCACGAGCTGGCCGTCGCCGCCGACCGCTACATGCCGGTCGATGCAGGCAGCATTCCCACCGGGGAATTCGCCCCCGTGGAAAACACCCCCTTCGACTTCCGCCCCGAGCGGAAGCCGTGGGCCTCGGTGGGCCGGGCCATCGAACGGGTGCCCCCCGACGCGAAGCCGGGCACGCCCCGCGGCGTGGACCACAACTTTCTGGTTCGCGATTGGAAACCCGACGGCAAACTGCGGTCCGCCGCCACGCTCCGCGACCCGGCCAGCGGCCGCACGCTCGAGGTGCTCACCGACCAGCCCGGCATCCAGGTCTACATGGGGAACTTCCTCGACGGCACGCTGACCGGCAAGGCCGGGGCCGTCTACGGTCCCAATGCCGCCCTGTGCCTGGAGACGCAGGCCTATCCAGACTGCGTCCACCATCCCGACTGGCCGTCTGCCCGGCTCGACCCGGGAAGCACCTACCGGCATACGATGGTCCATCGCTTCACCCGCTGA
- a CDS encoding agmatine deiminase, whose translation MPADRPPSVAPRPAALGYRLPAEWEPHAATWLAWPHRRATWLGDFAAIPAAYARVAMQIAAHEPVRIVGSGPALDEAQKFLAPVANVTFVDIPTNDSWIRDTGPVFLLPRDRDAGRAPTGAAGGIAAVAWEWNAWGGKYPPWDDDARVAGTIAARLGLRTFSPGIVLEGGAIETDGDGTLLANERCVVDPRRNPGLDRDGTERILRDFLAVERVLWVGGDLSGDDTDGHIDQLARFVAPGRVVAARQPDPLDPNHAALAANLDLLRGHVDARGRRLEVIPIDIPPRYAFAGTQLPASHLNFYVGNGFVGVPVFGARTDDAALATLAACFPGRRIEPVDCTAIVRGRGGLHCITRDEPSVASSL comes from the coding sequence ATGCCGGCCGACCGCCCACCATCCGTCGCGCCGCGGCCGGCCGCACTCGGCTACCGGCTCCCCGCCGAGTGGGAGCCGCACGCAGCCACCTGGCTCGCCTGGCCGCACCGGCGGGCCACTTGGCTCGGCGACTTCGCGGCCATCCCCGCGGCCTACGCCCGCGTCGCCATGCAGATCGCCGCCCACGAGCCGGTGCGGATCGTGGGGAGCGGGCCGGCGCTCGACGAGGCGCAAAAATTCCTCGCCCCGGTCGCCAACGTCACGTTCGTGGACATCCCCACCAACGACTCCTGGATCCGCGACACGGGTCCGGTGTTTCTCCTGCCGCGCGACCGGGACGCGGGACGGGCGCCGACCGGCGCCGCCGGCGGCATCGCGGCGGTGGCCTGGGAGTGGAATGCCTGGGGGGGCAAGTATCCGCCGTGGGACGACGACGCCCGTGTCGCCGGCACGATCGCGGCGCGACTCGGCCTGCGGACTTTTTCCCCCGGCATCGTGCTCGAAGGGGGAGCGATCGAGACCGACGGCGACGGCACGCTGCTGGCGAACGAGCGGTGCGTCGTCGATCCGCGGCGCAACCCCGGACTCGACCGGGACGGCACGGAGCGGATCCTGCGTGACTTTCTCGCCGTCGAGCGGGTGCTGTGGGTCGGCGGCGATCTGTCAGGCGACGACACCGACGGCCACATCGACCAGCTCGCCCGGTTCGTGGCCCCGGGCCGCGTCGTGGCGGCGCGGCAGCCCGACCCGCTCGATCCGAACCATGCGGCGCTCGCGGCCAATCTCGACCTGCTGCGCGGACACGTCGACGCCCGGGGCCGGCGGCTGGAGGTGATCCCGATCGACATCCCGCCGCGGTATGCGTTCGCGGGGACACAGCTGCCGGCGAGTCACCTGAACTTTTACGTCGGCAACGGCTTCGTGGGCGTGCCGGTGTTCGGGGCCCGGACCGACGACGCGGCGCTGGCGACGCTCGCCGCCTGCTTTCCCGGCCGGCGGATCGAGCCGGTGGACTGCACGGCGATCGTCAGGGGCCGCGGCGGCTTGCATTGCATCACGCGTGACGAGCCCTCCGTGGCCTCGTCACTCTAG
- a CDS encoding apolipoprotein acyltransferase, which produces MKRVVRIGIVQSACGGDREANVAQAIAGIADAAAGGAEVVCLQELFAGEYPCQSEDHGKFAEAETVPGPLTERLAAAAKQHGVVLVGSAFERRTAGLFHNTAVVLDADGSTAGVYRKMHIPDDPHYYEKFYFAPGDTGFMSIPTSRLAVGPLVCWDQWYPEAARLTALAGAQALFYPTAIGWLDGEESLHREQYESWDTMLRSHAIANGVFVVAVNRTGREGSLRFWGASIVYAPNGQCLVKASHDAPETLVCECDLDRIEWSRTRWPFFRDRRIDAYGKLLDRWGG; this is translated from the coding sequence ATGAAACGAGTGGTGCGGATTGGCATCGTGCAGTCGGCCTGCGGCGGCGACCGGGAGGCGAACGTCGCGCAGGCGATCGCGGGGATCGCCGACGCGGCGGCCGGCGGCGCCGAGGTCGTCTGCCTCCAGGAACTGTTCGCCGGCGAGTATCCCTGCCAGAGCGAGGATCATGGGAAGTTTGCCGAGGCGGAGACGGTGCCCGGGCCGCTGACGGAGCGGCTGGCCGCCGCCGCGAAGCAGCACGGCGTGGTGCTCGTGGGGAGCGCGTTCGAGCGGCGCACGGCGGGGCTGTTCCACAACACGGCCGTGGTCCTCGACGCCGACGGCTCGACGGCGGGCGTGTATCGCAAGATGCACATCCCCGACGACCCGCACTACTACGAGAAGTTCTACTTCGCCCCCGGCGATACGGGCTTCATGAGCATCCCCACGAGCCGGCTCGCCGTCGGGCCGCTCGTCTGCTGGGACCAATGGTACCCCGAGGCGGCGCGGCTCACGGCCCTGGCCGGCGCCCAGGCGCTCTTCTACCCCACGGCGATCGGCTGGCTCGACGGCGAGGAGTCGCTGCACCGCGAGCAGTATGAGTCGTGGGACACGATGCTCAGGAGCCACGCCATCGCCAACGGCGTGTTCGTGGTGGCTGTCAACCGCACCGGCCGCGAGGGCAGCTTGAGGTTCTGGGGCGCGAGCATCGTCTACGCCCCGAACGGCCAATGCCTCGTCAAGGCCTCGCACGACGCCCCCGAGACGCTCGTCTGCGAGTGCGACCTCGACCGCATCGAGTGGTCGCGGACCCGCTGGCCATTTTTCCGCGACCGGCGGATCGACGCCTACGGAAAACTGCTCGACCGCTGGGGAGGGTGA
- a CDS encoding transposase codes for MLNRAVGRRTIFESAGDYTAFVDIVAEALRTRPMRICGYCVMPNHWHMVLWPERDGDLPAFVQHVSNMHVKRWKKAHQEIGEGHLYQGRYKSFPVQTDAYFQTVMRYVERNPLRANLVARAEDWPWSSLGQASLSDPIPLAAWPVPPPAQRHGEQWIEWVNGPQTEGELQGLRTCAMRGRPFGDDAWVQQIAANLDLGATLRRRGRPGVAERAAWAG; via the coding sequence GTGCTGAACCGCGCGGTGGGGCGACGGACCATTTTTGAGTCGGCGGGCGACTACACGGCATTCGTGGACATCGTGGCGGAGGCCCTGCGGACCCGCCCGATGCGGATCTGCGGGTACTGTGTGATGCCGAATCACTGGCACATGGTGCTGTGGCCCGAGCGTGACGGCGATTTGCCGGCGTTCGTCCAGCACGTCTCGAATATGCACGTGAAGCGTTGGAAGAAGGCGCACCAGGAAATCGGCGAGGGGCACCTGTACCAGGGACGATACAAGTCATTTCCTGTCCAGACCGATGCGTATTTTCAGACCGTCATGCGTTATGTGGAGCGGAATCCGCTGCGAGCCAATCTCGTCGCCCGGGCCGAAGACTGGCCGTGGTCGAGCCTGGGGCAAGCGTCGTTGAGTGACCCGATTCCGCTCGCCGCGTGGCCGGTTCCGCCGCCGGCGCAGCGGCATGGCGAGCAGTGGATCGAATGGGTCAACGGGCCGCAGACCGAGGGAGAACTCCAGGGTCTGCGAACGTGTGCGATGCGCGGCAGGCCATTCGGGGACGACGCATGGGTGCAGCAGATCGCCGCCAATCTCGACTTGGGCGCGACGCTGCGACGGCGGGGACGGCCCGGCGTCGCCGAGCGGGCCGCCTGGGCCGGCTGA
- the glyA gene encoding serine hydroxymethyltransferase → MNFVAAEDPEVWSAIAAEQVRQQDGLEMIASENFTSPAVMQAVGSVLTNKYAEGYPGHRYYGGCEFVDKVEDMARERLKALFGAEHVNVQPHSGSQANAAVYMTAIVPGDTVLAFDLAHGGHLTHGMKLNASGVLYKFVHYGVRREDHRLDFDQIARLAREHKPKLIVAGASAYPREIPHGTFAEIAREVGAKLMVDMAHYAGLVAAGLHDNPVPVADFVTSTTHKTLRGPRGGIAMCRAADAKMLDRSVFPGQQGGPLMHVIAGKAVAFAEALRPEFKAYGRHVIANAKALAEALAAGGVRLVSGGTDNHLMLVDVTPLGIGGRLAEETLDRCGITCNKNMIPYDERKPMDPSGIRLGTPALTTRGMGADEMRRIATWILRALKSPGDADVVETTRREVAELAEQYPVPAARLEEAVAG, encoded by the coding sequence GTGAATTTCGTCGCCGCGGAGGATCCGGAAGTGTGGTCGGCCATCGCCGCCGAGCAGGTGCGGCAGCAGGACGGCCTGGAGATGATCGCCAGCGAGAACTTCACCAGCCCGGCCGTCATGCAGGCCGTGGGCAGCGTGCTCACCAACAAGTACGCCGAGGGCTATCCCGGCCACCGCTACTACGGCGGCTGCGAGTTCGTGGACAAGGTCGAGGACATGGCCCGCGAGCGGCTCAAGGCGCTGTTCGGCGCCGAGCACGTCAACGTCCAGCCGCACTCGGGCAGCCAGGCCAACGCGGCCGTCTACATGACGGCCATCGTCCCGGGCGACACCGTGCTCGCCTTCGATCTCGCCCACGGCGGCCACCTCACGCACGGCATGAAGCTCAACGCCTCGGGCGTGCTCTACAAGTTCGTCCACTACGGGGTCCGTCGCGAGGATCACCGGCTCGACTTCGACCAGATCGCCCGGCTGGCCCGGGAGCACAAGCCGAAGCTGATCGTGGCCGGCGCGAGCGCCTATCCGCGCGAGATTCCCCATGGGACGTTCGCCGAGATCGCCCGCGAGGTCGGCGCCAAGCTGATGGTGGACATGGCCCACTACGCGGGGCTGGTCGCCGCCGGCCTGCACGACAACCCCGTGCCGGTCGCCGACTTCGTCACGAGCACGACCCACAAGACGCTCCGCGGCCCGCGCGGCGGGATCGCCATGTGCCGGGCGGCCGACGCGAAGATGCTCGACCGCTCCGTGTTTCCCGGCCAGCAGGGCGGCCCGCTGATGCACGTCATCGCGGGCAAGGCCGTGGCCTTCGCCGAGGCACTGCGGCCCGAGTTCAAGGCGTACGGCAGGCACGTGATCGCCAACGCCAAGGCGCTCGCCGAGGCGCTCGCCGCCGGCGGCGTGCGGCTGGTCAGTGGCGGCACCGACAACCACCTGATGCTCGTCGACGTCACGCCGCTGGGCATCGGCGGCAGGCTCGCCGAGGAGACGCTCGACCGCTGCGGCATCACCTGCAACAAGAACATGATCCCCTACGACGAGCGGAAGCCGATGGATCCCTCCGGCATCCGTCTGGGAACGCCGGCGCTGACGACCCGCGGCATGGGCGCCGACGAGATGCGGCGGATCGCCACGTGGATCCTCCGGGCGCTCAAGAGCCCGGGCGATGCGGACGTGGTCGAGACGACCCGCCGCGAGGTGGCGGAGCTCGCCGAGCAGTACCCCGTGCCGGCGGCCCGGCTCGAGGAGGCGGTGGCGGGCTAG
- a CDS encoding metalloprotease: protein MTMPHAFHEPIPAGAAARPRHSPGVRLQCLLLVLTAATTFAAGAVGWQPMLLGIDDAIGASIGLHWRRGLAYMAAVMTVLGAHEAGHVVAARFHGIPATLPYFIPMPVLLTGTLGAVIGMEGSRANRRQLFDIALAGPVAGLVVALPLLALGMWHADRASDNPFALPLVAQWLLGLVRPDLPAGETIAPNALFMAGWVGLLVTGLNMIPISQLDGGHVAHAVLGRRGNWLARATLLAAMALVIVRGQYNWVAMLVVVTLIGVDHPPVRDEDRSPGPVRTFLGWCSFLIPIVTFMPEPLVGL, encoded by the coding sequence ATGACCATGCCCCACGCTTTCCACGAGCCCATTCCCGCCGGGGCCGCGGCGCGGCCCCGGCATTCGCCCGGCGTCCGGCTGCAGTGCCTGCTGCTCGTGCTCACGGCGGCGACCACATTCGCCGCGGGGGCGGTCGGCTGGCAGCCGATGCTGCTCGGGATCGACGACGCGATCGGCGCGTCGATCGGCCTGCACTGGCGGCGCGGCCTGGCCTACATGGCCGCGGTGATGACGGTGCTCGGCGCACACGAGGCCGGGCACGTCGTCGCCGCGCGGTTCCACGGCATTCCGGCGACGCTCCCCTACTTCATTCCCATGCCCGTCCTGCTCACCGGCACGCTCGGCGCCGTGATCGGCATGGAGGGCTCGCGGGCCAATCGGCGTCAGCTCTTCGACATCGCCCTCGCCGGGCCGGTGGCGGGGCTCGTCGTGGCGCTGCCGCTGCTGGCCCTCGGCATGTGGCATGCGGACCGCGCCAGCGACAACCCGTTCGCCCTGCCGCTCGTGGCGCAGTGGCTGCTCGGGCTCGTGCGGCCCGACCTGCCGGCCGGCGAGACGATCGCGCCCAACGCCCTGTTCATGGCCGGCTGGGTCGGCCTGCTGGTCACCGGCCTGAACATGATCCCCATCAGCCAGCTCGACGGCGGCCACGTCGCCCACGCCGTTCTCGGCCGGCGCGGCAACTGGCTGGCGCGGGCGACGCTGCTGGCGGCGATGGCCCTGGTGATCGTCCGCGGCCAGTACAACTGGGTGGCGATGCTCGTCGTGGTGACGCTCATCGGCGTCGATCACCCGCCGGTCCGCGACGAGGACCGCTCTCCCGGTCCGGTCCGCACGTTCCTCGGCTGGTGCTCGTTCCTGATCCCGATCGTAACCTTCATGCCCGAGCCGCTGGTCGGGTTGTGA